In one window of Mus pahari chromosome 3, PAHARI_EIJ_v1.1, whole genome shotgun sequence DNA:
- the Smim26 gene encoding small integral membrane protein 26, with amino-acid sequence MQAEKASLWYRRMSFVYALGAWSVLGSAFFLSRKKKASDCEDQEDGTRNETPLSTSEDSDLAMERVEHREGFYVKSFLKYSENSVPVTQRILTYLKSWTDGPGPQV; translated from the exons ATGCAAGCTGAAAAGGCCTCGCTCTGGTACCGGCGGATGTCCTTTGTCTACGCACTCGGTGCCTGGTCGGTGCTGGGTTCAGCGTTTTTTCTTTCacggaaaaagaaagcatcag actgtGAAGATCAAGAGGATGGCACAAGAAATGAAACACCTCTTTCTACAAGTGAAGACTCTGATTTAGCAATGGAAAGGGTCGAGCATAGAGAAGGGTTTTAcgtgaaatcatttttaaagtattcagAAAATTCTGTTCCAGTCACTCAAAGGATCTTGACCTATCTGAAGTCATGGACTGATGGGCCTGGCCCGCAAGTGTGA